The Streptomyces sp. NBC_01255 genome window below encodes:
- a CDS encoding helix-turn-helix domain-containing protein, with protein MGVQNTSVRPHAQSRNDGKNHSSRSTRRRYGGVVHDNAHHTTRFTVVGNHLAQHEDLSLVAIGLAVHIQSLPTGAQVDIDTLAERFPEGKTRIANALRELEAHGYLRRTRVRIDGGRMVTRTVSCNQPGRTGGGEDDPSSRPQPRRSPDKPPRRRALPAVPQPAYPAPDLLQTALGVLSGLRREDPRLLISATDAEHLVPGVAAWLERDLTPEAVHRALTSALPPEPLIRPAALLAHRLTAQLPPLPPFRAPNDPAATRHPLQNCDTCDRAYRAPEPGSCRDCAAG; from the coding sequence ATGGGTGTTCAGAACACTAGCGTGCGCCCGCACGCCCAGTCCCGTAACGACGGGAAAAACCACTCCTCCCGGAGCACCCGGAGGCGCTACGGCGGCGTAGTCCACGACAACGCCCACCACACCACCCGCTTCACGGTGGTCGGCAACCACCTGGCCCAGCACGAGGACCTGTCCCTCGTCGCGATCGGCCTGGCAGTACACATCCAGTCGCTCCCGACCGGCGCCCAGGTCGACATCGACACCCTCGCCGAGCGCTTCCCCGAGGGAAAGACCCGGATCGCGAACGCCCTGCGCGAGCTGGAGGCCCACGGCTACCTGCGGCGCACCCGCGTACGCATCGACGGGGGCCGCATGGTCACCCGTACGGTCTCCTGCAACCAGCCGGGCCGAACGGGCGGAGGCGAGGACGACCCGAGCTCCCGGCCCCAGCCCCGCCGGAGCCCCGACAAACCACCCCGCCGCCGCGCTCTCCCCGCCGTACCGCAGCCCGCGTACCCTGCCCCGGATCTCCTCCAGACAGCCCTGGGCGTCCTCTCCGGCCTCCGCCGCGAGGACCCCCGACTCCTGATCTCCGCCACGGACGCCGAACACCTCGTCCCCGGAGTCGCCGCCTGGCTGGAGCGCGACCTCACCCCCGAAGCCGTACACCGCGCCCTGACCTCCGCCCTACCGCCGGAGCCCCTCATCCGCCCGGCTGCCCTCCTTGCCCACCGCCTCACGGCCCAGCTCCCACCCTTGCCACCGTTCCGCGCCCCGAACGACCCGGCCGCCACCCGGCACCCCCTCCAAAACTGCGACACCTGCGACCGCGCCTACCGCGCCCCCGAACCGGGGAGCTGCCGCGACTGCGCGGCCGGCTGA
- a CDS encoding SpoIIE family protein phosphatase, producing the protein MRTEDVLAAIATGLWRWDNASGIVSLDAEAARLLGLPAESVRLTEAAVRSRFHPVDWNEIDGVVNLAVAEGTLAEARLRIMDEHGRVIRTVRSRSKPLIEGNDYQLVGTLQEVAEQQPGTAAHTPITGDWRRSREAFLLDAGRALAEARSTAEVLRVAASLSMPGFSPDGLAVFGVAGDRLTVIGHHGHSQGDEGPFSSMALDTDYPAAEVVRTGRAIYLPTPDEYLRRYPTTWPLAQRFGRRSWAFVPLVVAGRTMGAWMAAFKHPVAFTPDERSVLTTVARMLAQALARAGVAESERELSLGLQRTMMPVLGPGIPGIQVAARYVPTGGGLQVGGDWYDMIRLPGGTTRAGGHGAGRIALVIGDVQGHDVRAAGLMGQLRIALRAYASEGHRPDAVLSRASRFLYGITDGDDGENVGPRFATCLYLEVDLETGTVDIARAGHPDPAVRMNDGTVLLRPTAGGLPLGIDPDTDYPTTRLTLEPGETLMICTDGLLETGGHDLDTGWERVKTLLESHDGEDLEQLADTLVEAVHGPGSHHTTGPLADRREDDIAVLLLSRRPAGAPPEAPRRTLMTIAQAEPERIAEAREQLRQLLHDWTDEDQLDSAVLMVSEMVTNVLVHTDGDALLVAEVACGEKARRLRVEVSDQSDELPHKRHPGEMASSGRGLLLMEMLADAWGFDPRGEGKSIWFELNETPSGQGCCG; encoded by the coding sequence ATGCGCACCGAGGACGTCCTGGCCGCGATCGCGACCGGCCTGTGGCGCTGGGACAACGCGTCCGGGATCGTCTCGCTCGACGCCGAGGCGGCCCGGCTGCTCGGGCTGCCCGCCGAGTCCGTGCGCCTCACCGAGGCGGCCGTACGCTCGCGATTTCACCCGGTCGACTGGAACGAGATCGACGGCGTCGTCAATCTGGCCGTCGCCGAGGGCACCCTCGCCGAGGCCCGGCTGCGGATCATGGACGAGCACGGCCGGGTGATCCGTACCGTACGGAGCAGGTCCAAGCCGCTCATCGAGGGCAACGACTACCAGCTCGTCGGCACCCTCCAGGAAGTCGCCGAGCAGCAGCCCGGCACCGCCGCTCACACCCCGATCACCGGCGACTGGCGCCGCTCCCGCGAGGCCTTCCTCCTCGACGCGGGACGGGCCCTCGCCGAAGCCCGCTCGACCGCCGAGGTGCTGCGGGTGGCGGCCTCCCTGTCGATGCCCGGCTTCTCGCCGGACGGGCTCGCCGTCTTCGGCGTGGCCGGCGACCGGCTGACCGTCATCGGCCACCACGGGCACAGCCAGGGCGACGAGGGCCCGTTCTCGTCGATGGCGCTCGACACCGACTATCCGGCGGCGGAGGTCGTACGGACCGGGCGGGCGATCTATCTGCCGACACCCGACGAGTACCTGCGCCGCTACCCCACCACCTGGCCGCTCGCCCAGCGCTTCGGCCGCCGCTCCTGGGCGTTCGTGCCGCTCGTCGTCGCCGGGCGCACGATGGGCGCCTGGATGGCCGCCTTCAAGCATCCGGTCGCCTTCACCCCCGACGAGCGCTCGGTGCTCACGACGGTCGCGCGGATGCTCGCGCAGGCCCTCGCGCGCGCCGGGGTGGCCGAGTCGGAGCGCGAGCTGTCGCTCGGGCTCCAGCGGACGATGATGCCGGTCCTCGGCCCCGGCATCCCCGGCATCCAGGTCGCCGCCCGGTACGTGCCGACCGGCGGCGGGCTCCAGGTCGGCGGCGACTGGTACGACATGATCCGGCTGCCCGGCGGCACCACCCGCGCCGGCGGGCACGGCGCCGGGCGCATCGCGCTCGTCATCGGCGACGTCCAGGGCCACGACGTACGGGCGGCGGGCCTGATGGGGCAGCTGCGGATCGCCCTGCGCGCGTACGCCTCCGAGGGCCACCGGCCGGACGCGGTGCTCTCGCGCGCCTCGCGCTTCCTGTACGGGATCACGGACGGCGACGACGGGGAGAACGTCGGCCCGCGCTTCGCGACCTGCCTCTACCTGGAGGTCGACCTGGAGACGGGCACGGTCGACATCGCGCGGGCCGGGCATCCGGACCCGGCGGTACGGATGAACGACGGAACGGTTCTCCTCAGGCCCACGGCCGGCGGTCTGCCGCTCGGCATCGACCCCGACACCGACTACCCCACGACCCGGCTCACCCTGGAGCCCGGCGAGACCCTGATGATCTGCACCGACGGCCTCCTGGAGACCGGCGGGCACGACCTGGACACCGGCTGGGAGCGGGTCAAGACGCTCCTGGAGTCCCACGACGGCGAGGACCTGGAGCAGCTCGCCGACACCCTGGTGGAGGCGGTGCACGGGCCCGGCTCGCACCACACCACCGGGCCGCTCGCCGACCGCCGCGAGGACGACATCGCGGTCCTGCTCCTCTCCCGCCGGCCCGCGGGCGCGCCGCCGGAGGCCCCGCGCCGCACCCTGATGACGATCGCCCAGGCGGAGCCGGAGCGGATCGCCGAGGCGCGCGAGCAGCTGCGCCAGCTCCTGCACGACTGGACGGACGAGGACCAGCTCGACTCGGCGGTCCTGATGGTCTCCGAGATGGTCACCAACGTCCTCGTCCACACGGACGGCGACGCGCTCCTGGTCGCCGAGGTCGCCTGCGGCGAGAAGGCGCGGCGGCTGCGCGTCGAGGTCTCCGACCAGAGCGACGAGCTGCCGCACAAGCGGCACCCGGGCGAGATGGCGTCGAGCGGCCGCGGGCTGCTCCTGATGGAGATGCTGGCGGACGCGTGGGGCTTCGACCCGCGGGGCGAGGGCAAGTCGATCTGGTTCGAGCTGAACGAGACCCCGTCGGGGCAGGGCTGCTGCGGGTAG
- the aspS gene encoding aspartate--tRNA ligase: protein MHRYRSHTCGELRASDVGTDVRLSGWLHNRRDLGGILFIDLRDHYGITQLVARPGTAAAEVLDKLTKETVVRVDGKVVSRGADNVNPELGTGEIEIEAATVEVLGAAKQIPFTVNTDDGVNEERRLEYRFLDLRRERMHRNIMLRSAVIASIRSKMVALGFNEMATPILAATSPEGARDFVVPSRLNPGKFYALPQAPQQFKQLLMISGFDRYFQIAPCFRDEDARADRSPGEFYQLDVEMSFVEQEDVFQPIEKLMTEIFEEFGGGRHVTSPFPRIPFRESMLKYGNDKPDLRTALELVDISDVFEASEFKAFAGKHVRALAVPNTGDQPRKFFDALGDFAVSLGAKGLAWVRVGEGNALTGPIAKFLTEENVKVLTERLGLEPGHAIFFGAGEFDEVSKIMGPVRVEAAKRAGQFEENVFRFAWIVDFPMYERDEETGKIDFSHNPFSMPQGGIEALATQDPLDVLGWQYDIVCNGIELSSGAIRNHEPEIMFKAFEIAGYSRETVEHEFAGMLRAFEYGAPPHGGIAPGVDRIVMLLADEPNIRETIAFPLNGNAQDLLMGAPTELDESRLRELNIQLRKPVEKAAEKPSDDRPVTDAVHPDAAR from the coding sequence ATGCATCGGTACAGGTCCCACACCTGCGGCGAGCTCCGCGCCTCTGACGTCGGCACCGACGTCCGGCTGAGCGGCTGGCTGCACAATCGGCGCGACCTGGGCGGCATCCTCTTCATCGATCTGCGCGACCACTACGGCATCACGCAGCTCGTCGCCCGCCCCGGCACCGCCGCGGCCGAGGTCCTCGACAAGCTGACGAAGGAGACCGTCGTCCGCGTCGACGGCAAGGTCGTCTCGCGTGGCGCGGACAACGTCAACCCGGAGCTCGGCACCGGCGAGATCGAGATCGAGGCCGCCACGGTCGAGGTCCTGGGCGCGGCCAAGCAGATCCCGTTCACGGTCAACACCGACGACGGCGTGAACGAGGAGCGGCGTCTGGAGTACCGCTTCCTCGACCTGCGCCGCGAGCGCATGCACCGCAACATCATGCTGCGCTCGGCCGTCATCGCCTCCATCCGTTCGAAGATGGTGGCCCTCGGCTTCAACGAGATGGCGACCCCGATCCTCGCCGCGACCTCCCCCGAGGGCGCCCGCGACTTCGTCGTCCCGTCCCGTCTGAACCCGGGCAAGTTCTACGCGCTGCCGCAGGCGCCGCAGCAGTTCAAGCAGCTGCTGATGATCTCCGGCTTCGACCGCTACTTCCAGATCGCGCCCTGCTTCCGCGACGAGGACGCCCGCGCGGACCGCTCGCCGGGCGAGTTCTACCAGCTCGACGTCGAGATGAGCTTCGTCGAGCAGGAAGACGTCTTCCAGCCGATCGAGAAGCTGATGACGGAGATCTTCGAGGAGTTCGGCGGCGGCCGCCACGTCACGTCTCCGTTCCCCCGCATCCCCTTCCGCGAGTCGATGCTGAAGTACGGCAACGACAAGCCGGACCTGCGCACGGCCCTGGAGCTCGTCGACATCTCCGACGTCTTCGAGGCGTCCGAGTTCAAGGCCTTCGCCGGCAAGCACGTCCGCGCGCTCGCCGTGCCGAACACGGGCGACCAGCCCCGCAAGTTCTTCGACGCGCTGGGCGACTTCGCGGTCTCCCTCGGCGCGAAGGGCCTGGCCTGGGTCCGCGTAGGCGAGGGCAACGCCCTCACCGGCCCGATCGCCAAGTTCCTCACCGAGGAGAACGTCAAGGTCCTCACCGAGCGCCTCGGCCTGGAGCCGGGCCACGCGATCTTCTTCGGCGCGGGCGAGTTCGACGAGGTCTCCAAGATCATGGGCCCGGTCCGGGTCGAGGCCGCCAAGCGCGCCGGCCAGTTCGAGGAGAACGTCTTCCGCTTCGCGTGGATCGTCGACTTCCCGATGTACGAGCGGGACGAGGAGACCGGCAAGATCGACTTCTCGCACAACCCGTTCTCCATGCCGCAGGGCGGCATCGAGGCCCTGGCGACCCAGGACCCGCTGGACGTCCTCGGCTGGCAGTACGACATCGTCTGCAACGGCATCGAGCTGTCCTCGGGCGCGATCCGGAACCACGAGCCCGAGATCATGTTCAAGGCCTTCGAGATCGCGGGCTACTCGCGCGAGACGGTCGAGCACGAGTTCGCGGGCATGCTCCGCGCCTTCGAGTACGGCGCCCCGCCGCACGGCGGCATCGCCCCCGGCGTCGACCGCATCGTCATGCTCCTCGCGGACGAGCCCAACATCCGCGAGACGATCGCCTTCCCGCTCAACGGCAACGCCCAGGACCTCCTGATGGGCGCCCCGACGGAGCTGGACGAGTCCCGCCTGCGCGAGCTGAACATCCAGCTCCGCAAGCCGGTCGAGAAGGCGGCCGAGAAGCCGTCCGACGACCGCCCGGTCACGGACGCGGTCCACCCGGACGCGGCGCGGTAA
- a CDS encoding ATP-binding protein translates to MNQQNTTQVLSPTRHFTVLLSPTPRGARLARLLAVEWMREHEVPYGVAEAATQVVAELAANAATHGRVAGRSFRLALVTHDSVLRIEVTDTRGENLPRLQPPFPPSDSGRGLLLVEALADRWGVEPGPVPRKTVWAELDLPHP, encoded by the coding sequence GTGAATCAGCAGAACACCACCCAAGTCCTTTCGCCCACACGCCACTTCACCGTCCTCCTGTCCCCCACACCACGCGGGGCCCGGCTCGCCCGCCTGCTCGCCGTCGAGTGGATGCGGGAGCACGAGGTGCCGTACGGCGTGGCGGAGGCCGCCACCCAGGTCGTCGCCGAACTCGCCGCGAACGCGGCCACTCACGGCAGGGTCGCCGGCCGGAGCTTCCGGCTGGCGCTCGTCACCCACGACAGCGTCCTGCGTATCGAGGTGACGGACACCCGAGGCGAGAACCTCCCACGCCTCCAACCACCCTTCCCCCCAAGCGACTCCGGACGCGGACTGCTCCTCGTCGAGGCGCTGGCGGACCGGTGGGGTGTCGAGCCAGGTCCCGTACCCCGGAAGACCGTATGGGCCGAACTCGACCTGCCGCACCCCTGA
- a CDS encoding putative T7SS-secreted protein → MVDFGGLLDKGIDKFGDVVDKGKEVVGEAVDHATDKVGQGLDKVGAHDWADSVEDWGDGVASSLGAQVGEQQLGQTEDADELVHGKPEKIAGAVKNLRDFQRAFDLVGSGMKQLDSAHWKGEAADAFREKFSTLPTDWLHAADAMENAAKALETYSHTVVSAQGKAREAIALYKEGDQDSKSAVDTYNKKVDAYNAARTGDSPLPDPGAFSDPGKAKRQRARQILNDARQARNEAGDTAKAAVSAALAHAPKVPTGRERALLELTDYGLGQSIELAHVGGGVVKGAAGLVNTVRSVNPTDPYNVTHPMDYYKGVNMTLAGLASTAANPDRALKNAWDAAKGDPSEFIGRLLPELLGTKGAGLARSGVRIGLNGTKHLPDGKTPDGGSRADQEKNPPSTCKTGKETRCERDPIDIATGRMLLPQTDIALPGSLPLVFRRGFDSSRRSGRWFGPTWSSTVDQRLEIDSEGVVFSCDEGSLLAYPHPAPGVPVMPNHGRRWPLDRVEDGYTITDPDTRKVWHFTDHGDGLALLAQIDDRNGRWITFEHDESGAPTSIVHHGGYHLKLTTSEGRVTALHLAGAAVDGTDQEILRYGYTDGHLTEVTNSSDRPLLFGCDEQGRITSWTDTNGSRFDYVYDDQDRCTYQSGTNGHLETTFTWDDVDPATGLRVTTLTDGLGNTSRHLVNDLSQVVAEIDALGAVTHFAYDRHNHLLSRTDPMGHVSRTTYDEHGRPTLVERPDGRQARAEYDELGFPIRIAGTDGNVTRQTFDERGNRTSVTDPSGARTEFVYDESGRLTSVTDPQGATTRLILDDRGLPIEITDPLGATTRYEHDAFGRTIRTTDPLGATTRLEWTVEGRPSRRTAPDGTAESWTYDGEGNCLSHTDAMGGTTRFTYTDFDLLTSRTGPDGVRYEFSHDTNLRLTRVTDPQGLTWDYAYDPAGRLVTETDFDDRTLSYAYDAAARLASRANALGQAIRFDRDSLGRIVRKDAEGAVSTYEFDVFDQLATATGPDATLQRLRDRYGRLVSETVNGRTLSFTHDEAGRRVGRTTPGGSTSSWSYDEAGRRTELTSSGRRLAFTHDALGRETTRHVADFAVLTSSFDTMGRLTAQEVTGGAGGRVQHRAYTYRADGGLISITDALSGTRSFDLDGAGRVTAVHATDWTERYAYDETGNQTEASWPATHPSHSATGTRAYQGTRISHAGSVRYEHDAQGRTVLRQKTRLSRKPDTWRYEWDAEDRLTAVTTPDGTVWRYAYDPLGRRLSKQSPRETVHFTWDGTTLCEQTTEDITLTWDHAGLRPLTQTERRTKSTDERFFAIVTDLIGTPTELVDESGELAWRTRTTLWGTTTWNKTATAYTPLRFPGQYFDPESGLHYNHFRYYDPESARYLSQDPLGLAPAPNPATYVRNPHTWSDPLGLSPCPEEEGERKKSREIHDFFDSYTEARQHAKERASLGDDQVPFVQEIGPHAGRITGMQSPDGMRGWRIDFDPDNPNKGFHINWWSRVGRKRSDQWQYGADTVRGGTEDDFLAILEHYPHT, encoded by the coding sequence ATGGTGGACTTCGGAGGTCTGCTCGACAAGGGCATCGACAAGTTCGGTGACGTCGTCGACAAGGGCAAGGAAGTGGTCGGCGAAGCCGTCGACCACGCGACCGACAAGGTCGGCCAGGGCCTGGACAAGGTAGGCGCGCACGACTGGGCGGACTCGGTCGAGGACTGGGGCGACGGGGTCGCCTCCTCGCTCGGTGCGCAGGTCGGGGAGCAGCAGCTCGGGCAGACCGAGGATGCGGACGAGCTCGTCCACGGCAAGCCCGAGAAGATCGCCGGGGCAGTGAAGAACCTGCGGGACTTCCAGCGGGCGTTCGACCTGGTCGGCAGCGGGATGAAGCAGCTGGACTCCGCCCACTGGAAGGGCGAGGCCGCTGACGCGTTCCGGGAGAAGTTCAGCACCCTGCCCACCGACTGGCTGCACGCGGCGGACGCGATGGAGAACGCGGCAAAGGCCCTGGAGACGTACTCCCATACGGTCGTGAGCGCGCAGGGCAAGGCGCGTGAGGCGATAGCGCTGTACAAGGAGGGCGACCAGGACTCCAAGTCGGCCGTCGACACGTACAACAAGAAGGTCGACGCCTACAACGCGGCGCGCACCGGCGACAGTCCGCTGCCGGACCCCGGGGCGTTCTCCGACCCCGGCAAAGCCAAGCGGCAGCGCGCCCGCCAGATCCTGAACGACGCGCGGCAGGCCCGTAACGAGGCCGGGGACACCGCGAAGGCAGCGGTCAGCGCCGCGCTGGCACACGCGCCGAAGGTGCCGACGGGCCGCGAGAGAGCCCTGCTCGAACTGACGGACTACGGCCTGGGGCAGAGCATCGAGCTGGCCCATGTCGGTGGTGGCGTCGTCAAGGGCGCGGCGGGGCTGGTCAACACCGTTCGGTCGGTGAACCCGACGGACCCGTACAACGTGACCCACCCGATGGACTACTACAAGGGCGTCAACATGACGCTCGCCGGCCTGGCGTCCACGGCGGCGAACCCGGACAGGGCGCTGAAGAACGCCTGGGACGCGGCGAAGGGCGACCCGTCGGAGTTCATCGGCCGGCTGCTCCCGGAGCTGCTCGGCACGAAGGGCGCGGGGCTCGCGCGCAGTGGTGTGCGCATCGGGCTGAACGGCACCAAGCACCTGCCCGACGGGAAGACGCCGGACGGTGGCAGCCGCGCGGACCAGGAGAAGAACCCGCCCAGCACCTGCAAGACGGGCAAAGAGACGCGGTGCGAGCGGGATCCCATCGACATCGCCACGGGCCGCATGCTGCTGCCGCAGACCGACATCGCCCTGCCCGGCTCGCTACCTCTCGTCTTCCGGCGCGGCTTCGACTCCTCGCGCCGCTCGGGACGCTGGTTCGGCCCGACGTGGTCGAGCACGGTGGACCAGCGGCTGGAGATCGACTCGGAAGGTGTCGTCTTCAGCTGTGACGAAGGCAGCCTCCTCGCCTATCCCCACCCCGCGCCGGGTGTCCCGGTCATGCCGAACCACGGTCGGCGGTGGCCCCTGGACCGTGTCGAGGACGGCTACACGATCACCGACCCCGACACCCGCAAGGTCTGGCACTTCACCGACCACGGCGACGGGCTCGCGCTCCTGGCCCAGATCGACGACCGCAACGGCCGCTGGATCACCTTCGAACACGACGAGTCGGGCGCCCCGACATCGATCGTCCACCACGGCGGCTACCACCTGAAGCTGACGACGAGCGAAGGACGGGTAACCGCGCTCCACCTCGCAGGAGCGGCGGTGGACGGCACCGACCAGGAGATCCTGCGCTACGGCTACACGGACGGCCATCTGACAGAGGTCACCAACTCCTCGGACCGTCCTCTTCTCTTCGGTTGCGACGAGCAAGGCCGCATCACCTCATGGACCGACACCAACGGCAGCCGCTTCGACTACGTCTACGACGACCAGGACCGCTGCACCTACCAGTCGGGCACGAACGGCCACCTCGAAACCACCTTCACCTGGGACGACGTCGACCCGGCGACGGGGCTCCGCGTCACCACCCTCACAGACGGCCTGGGGAACACCTCGCGCCATCTGGTCAACGACCTCTCCCAGGTCGTCGCCGAGATAGACGCGCTGGGCGCGGTCACGCACTTCGCGTACGACCGCCACAACCACCTGCTGTCCCGCACGGACCCGATGGGCCACGTCAGCCGCACCACCTACGACGAACACGGCCGCCCGACCCTGGTGGAACGCCCGGACGGACGGCAGGCACGAGCCGAGTACGACGAACTCGGATTCCCGATACGCATCGCCGGCACCGACGGCAATGTCACCCGCCAGACCTTCGACGAACGCGGCAACCGCACGTCGGTGACGGACCCTTCGGGAGCGCGGACGGAGTTCGTGTACGACGAGTCAGGCCGGCTCACGTCGGTGACGGACCCGCAAGGCGCCACCACCCGACTGATCCTGGACGACCGCGGCCTCCCGATCGAGATCACCGATCCGCTAGGAGCAACGACCCGCTACGAACACGACGCCTTCGGCCGTACGATCCGGACCACCGACCCCCTCGGCGCGACCACCCGTCTGGAGTGGACGGTCGAGGGCCGACCGTCCCGGCGTACCGCACCCGACGGCACGGCGGAGTCCTGGACGTACGACGGCGAGGGCAACTGCCTCAGCCACACGGACGCGATGGGCGGCACGACCCGCTTCACGTACACCGACTTCGACCTGCTGACGTCCCGCACGGGCCCGGATGGAGTCCGCTACGAGTTCTCCCACGACACGAACCTGCGACTGACGCGAGTGACGGACCCGCAGGGTCTGACCTGGGACTACGCCTACGACCCGGCGGGCCGACTGGTCACGGAGACGGACTTCGACGACCGGACGCTGAGCTACGCCTACGACGCGGCGGCCCGACTGGCGTCCCGCGCGAACGCACTCGGCCAGGCGATCCGATTCGACCGCGACAGCCTCGGCCGAATCGTCCGCAAGGACGCCGAAGGGGCGGTCAGCACCTACGAGTTCGACGTCTTCGACCAACTGGCGACGGCGACGGGCCCGGACGCGACACTGCAACGCCTCCGCGACCGCTACGGCCGTCTCGTCTCCGAGACGGTCAACGGTCGTACCCTCTCATTCACGCACGACGAGGCGGGCCGCCGGGTGGGACGGACGACGCCAGGCGGTTCGACGAGCAGCTGGTCGTACGACGAGGCGGGCCGCCGAACGGAACTGACGAGCTCGGGCCGGAGACTGGCTTTCACCCACGACGCCCTCGGCCGCGAAACCACGCGCCACGTGGCTGACTTCGCCGTCCTGACGTCGTCGTTCGACACGATGGGCCGCCTCACCGCCCAGGAGGTCACCGGCGGCGCGGGCGGCCGCGTCCAGCACCGCGCGTACACGTACCGCGCGGACGGCGGGCTCATCAGCATCACGGACGCACTCTCCGGCACGCGCAGCTTCGACCTGGACGGGGCGGGCCGGGTGACGGCCGTCCACGCGACCGACTGGACGGAGCGGTACGCCTACGACGAGACCGGCAACCAGACGGAAGCGTCCTGGCCGGCCACCCACCCGTCCCACTCCGCGACGGGCACACGCGCCTACCAGGGCACCCGCATCTCCCATGCAGGATCCGTCCGCTACGAACACGACGCCCAGGGCCGGACAGTCCTACGCCAGAAGACCCGCCTCTCCCGCAAACCGGACACGTGGCGCTACGAGTGGGACGCGGAGGACCGCCTCACGGCGGTGACGACCCCGGACGGCACGGTCTGGCGGTACGCGTACGACCCCCTGGGCCGCCGATTATCCAAGCAATCCCCAAGGGAAACAGTCCACTTCACCTGGGACGGCACAACTCTCTGCGAACAGACGACTGAGGACATCACCCTCACCTGGGACCATGCGGGCCTACGCCCCCTGACCCAGACGGAACGCCGAACGAAGTCCACAGACGAACGCTTCTTCGCAATCGTCACCGACCTGATCGGCACGCCGACGGAACTCGTCGACGAATCAGGCGAGTTGGCCTGGCGCACTCGCACGACCCTCTGGGGCACCACAACCTGGAACAAGACAGCCACCGCCTACACCCCCCTCCGCTTCCCGGGCCAGTACTTCGACCCCGAATCGGGCCTTCACTACAACCACTTCCGCTACTACGACCCGGAATCGGCCCGCTACCTCTCCCAGGACCCCCTGGGCCTGGCTCCGGCCCCGAACCCCGCGACGTACGTCCGCAATCCACATACGTGGAGCGACCCCCTGGGGCTGTCGCCGTGCCCCGAAGAAGAAGGGGAGAGGAAGAAATCTCGGGAGATACACGACTTCTTCGATAGTTACACCGAGGCTCGCCAGCACGCGAAGGAGCGCGCTAGCCTCGGGGACGACCAGGTGCCTTTCGTGCAGGAAATCGGCCCCCACGCCGGTCGGATCACGGGCATGCAGAGCCCGGACGGAATGCGCGGATGGCGAATCGACTTCGATCCCGACAACCCCAATAAAGGCTTCCATATCAATTGGTGGTCCCGAGTCGGACGCAAGAGAAGCGACCAGTGGCAGTACGGAGCCGACACGGTAAGAGGCGGCACCGAGGACGACTTCCTGGCCATCCTTGAGCACTATCCGCACACGTGA
- a CDS encoding SseB family protein: protein MTGNGDGIPGPRRVSRLADLAGGSVPVTAPEPEAALATPAARAVPEPGPEPEVGDEAKVTVARREFARVLGEFRRTAVLVPFDDSDSMWTADFNGVRWICAFSDEEALARFAVARGEAGREWTYRTVLGARLLDVMVPMLPGPGGVALDAGSADGALFPPVAGIVPDEVAVDLGERGTGAR, encoded by the coding sequence GTGACTGGGAACGGGGACGGGATACCGGGGCCTCGACGGGTTTCGAGGCTGGCGGATCTGGCGGGCGGATCGGTCCCGGTGACGGCGCCGGAACCGGAGGCGGCTCTCGCGACCCCGGCCGCACGGGCCGTGCCGGAGCCTGGTCCCGAGCCTGAGGTCGGCGACGAGGCGAAGGTGACCGTGGCGCGGCGGGAGTTCGCTCGGGTGCTCGGCGAATTCCGGCGTACGGCCGTACTGGTGCCGTTCGATGACTCCGACAGCATGTGGACCGCGGACTTCAACGGGGTCCGCTGGATCTGCGCGTTCTCGGACGAGGAGGCGCTGGCGCGGTTCGCGGTCGCGCGGGGGGAAGCGGGGCGTGAGTGGACGTACCGGACGGTGCTGGGCGCGCGGCTGCTTGACGTGATGGTGCCGATGCTGCCCGGGCCTGGTGGGGTCGCTCTGGACGCGGGCAGTGCGGACGGGGCGCTGTTTCCGCCGGTGGCGGGGATCGTCCCGGATGAGGTGGCGGTGGATCTCGGTGAACGAGGGACGGGGGCACGATGA
- a CDS encoding Uma2 family endonuclease — protein sequence MTIAPDDARQTASFRYRAMRDFVQSTDDTVPGKFEVTKEGIVHDMMAPVGPHELTTVHLRRRLEKVMPEEMVAHTGEPDVEDASEGIMRRPDVMVIALADMDVPGSFDPRTLFAAIEVVSRSNPDNDWVVKVRDYPLIGVPSYAVFDPRTGTGAVLTDIHPTPDGPRYATRKDFVYGEDVTIAEWTISTEDLPRYGSEPGEQP from the coding sequence ATGACCATCGCCCCGGACGACGCACGGCAGACCGCCTCCTTCCGTTATCGGGCCATGCGGGACTTCGTCCAGTCCACGGACGACACCGTGCCCGGCAAGTTCGAGGTCACCAAGGAAGGGATCGTTCACGACATGATGGCGCCCGTCGGCCCGCACGAGCTGACCACCGTGCACCTCCGCAGACGCCTTGAGAAGGTGATGCCGGAGGAGATGGTGGCCCATACGGGCGAACCCGACGTCGAGGACGCGTCCGAGGGCATCATGCGTCGACCCGACGTGATGGTGATCGCCCTCGCGGACATGGACGTCCCTGGCTCCTTCGACCCCCGCACGCTCTTCGCCGCGATCGAGGTCGTCTCCCGCTCCAACCCTGACAACGACTGGGTGGTCAAAGTGCGCGACTATCCCTTGATCGGCGTCCCTTCCTACGCGGTCTTCGACCCCCGCACCGGCACCGGAGCCGTCCTCACCGACATCCACCCCACGCCCGACGGCCCCCGCTACGCCACCCGCAAGGACTTCGTCTACGGCGAGGACGTCACCATCGCCGAATGGACCATCTCGACGGAGGACCTGCCGCGTTACGGAAGCGAGCCCGGCGAACAGCCCTGA